GGGCGCTACTGGCCGATACCCCGCACACCCGCCCGGTACCGGTCTCGGGCGCGGCTTACTCCTCGGACTCGGCACGGCTGTTCGGGCTGGAGGAAACCCGCTACGAAGGCCCGACCGGCATTGCGGGAGTCTTCCAGTACGCGTGTGTAGCCGCGGGCATCCCGGCCGTGACGTTCTGGGCGGCGGTACCGCACTACGTGTCGCACCCGCCCAACCCGAAAGCGACCGTAGCGCTGCTGCGCCGCGTCGAGGAGGTACTCGACGTCGAGGTGCCGTTGGCCGACCTGCCCACGCAGGCCGAGGCCTGGGAGCAGGAGATCACCGAGATGACCGTCGACGACCAGGAGCTGGCCGACTACGTGCAGTCACTCGAACAGCACGGCGATGCTGCCGTCGACGTCAACGAGGCCCTCGGCCAGATCGACGGTGACGCGCTGGCCGCCGAGTTCGAACGCTATCTCAAACGCCGCCGCCCGGGGTTCGGGCGCTAACGGCGCTAGCCGGGTTCCGAGGTTCCGCGGCGCAGCGTCGCGATCACCATGGTCGGTTCACCGGCCAACGCCGTGGTGATGAACCGGTTGACCAGCGGGCGCCAGCTGAACCGCAACGCAACCCGCCGCGATGGGGGCACCGTCCAGCAGCCGACCTCGCGGGTGACTTTCTGTTTGTCCTCGACCACCCAGCGCCAAAGCTTCTCGTAGAATTCCAGCCCCCGCTCGACCGATGACGTGAGGCGCAGTTGTTCGGCCAGCACGTACGCGCCCGCCACCGCCAGCGAAGCGCCATGAGGGGCGAGCGGTGAGATCGCGGCGGCGGCGTCACCGATCAACACCACCCGGCCCTTGCTCCAATCGGGCATCACGACCTGGGCTGCCGCCTCGCAGTACATCTCCTCGGCCGGCGGGCACCGGTCCACTATCGCCGGCACCAACCAACCCATGTCCGAGAACCGCTCCCGCACCGCGGCGCGCGGGTCCATGGACAACCGCGGATCGGGGACAGCGAATGCCGCCAGCACAGCGACACGGCCATCGGGAAGAAAAAGCAGGTCCAACTGACGCCCGACGGTGTCGGTCAGCACGATCTGCTCGGTGTCGGCTTGGCGACCAATGTCGGAAGCATCGCAAAGATAAGCGGCACAGTGGAATCCGAGATAGCGCAGATACTCCGACTCGTCCCCGAACACCAGGCTGCGCACGGTCGAGTGCAGGCCGTCGGCGCCGATCAGCAGGTCGGCGGCCAGCTCTTCCCCGGTGTCCAGCGTCACCGAGACGCTGTCGTCGCGATTAGTCACAGCGGACAGCGATGCGCCGAAGCGCACCTCGACGCCGTCGGGCAGGTTGCTGCGCAATGCCTTCGCCAGATCGGGTCGCAGCAAGCTGGCCACCCGGCCGCCGAGAGCCTTGGCGATCTGGTTGTAGGGCAAGTCGGCCTTCCGGCGGCCCTGCTCGTCGACCAGCGTGGCCTCGTCGATGCGGTAGGACG
The nucleotide sequence above comes from Mycobacterium vicinigordonae. Encoded proteins:
- a CDS encoding FAD-dependent monooxygenase, which codes for MKVIICGGGIAGLAAAERLSSIGAEVTLLERATGPDERGYLIDFYGAGYEAAELVGVLPAVKDASYRIDEATLVDEQGRRKADLPYNQIAKALGGRVASLLRPDLAKALRSNLPDGVEVRFGASLSAVTNRDDSVSVTLDTGEELAADLLIGADGLHSTVRSLVFGDESEYLRYLGFHCAAYLCDASDIGRQADTEQIVLTDTVGRQLDLLFLPDGRVAVLAAFAVPDPRLSMDPRAAVRERFSDMGWLVPAIVDRCPPAEEMYCEAAAQVVMPDWSKGRVVLIGDAAAAISPLAPHGASLAVAGAYVLAEQLRLTSSVERGLEFYEKLWRWVVEDKQKVTREVGCWTVPPSRRVALRFSWRPLVNRFITTALAGEPTMVIATLRRGTSEPG
- a CDS encoding PAC2 family protein, with the translated sequence MTLPDAGDSLPQLKNTVVVAAFEGWNDAGDAASDAVAHLFDIWDAVPIVEIDDEAYYDYQVNRPVIRQVDGVTRELEWPAMRISHCRPRDCDRDVVLMSGVEPNMRWRTFCDELLGIIDKLNVDTVVILGALLADTPHTRPVPVSGAAYSSDSARLFGLEETRYEGPTGIAGVFQYACVAAGIPAVTFWAAVPHYVSHPPNPKATVALLRRVEEVLDVEVPLADLPTQAEAWEQEITEMTVDDQELADYVQSLEQHGDAAVDVNEALGQIDGDALAAEFERYLKRRRPGFGR